DNA from Euzebya rosea:
CTGCTGGGACGCACCCCTGCGGTCGGTGGCCAGCAGGTCGACCTCCAGGGGGTCAACGGGACCTACAACGAGGTGCTGCTGCCGTTGTTCGGCCGGCACCAGGGGCGCAACGCCGCCCTGGCCCTGGCCGCGTTCGAGGCGTTCCACCGCTTCGAGGTCGAGGTCGAGGACGAGCTGGTCCGCGAGGCCTTCGCGGCCGTCCGTTCGCCGGGTCGGCTGGAGCCGGTCCCGCGGGCCGAGCAGGCGTTGATCGTCCTCGACGGGGCGCACAACCCGGCGGGAATCGCCAGCCTGGCCGAGGCCCTGACCACCGAGTTCGCCTTCGAGCGCCGCGTCGTCGTGCTCGGCGTGCTCGACGACAAGGACGTCGAGGCGATGGTCGCCGCCCTCGTGGGTGTGGCCGACCACGTCGTCGCCGTGCCGCCGGACAACCCCCGGGCCGCCGATCCCGAGCGCATCGCCCGGGCCTGCGCAACCCATGCGTTGTCGGTCGAGGTGGCCGCCGACGTCGAGGAGGCCATCGACCTGGCCTCCGGCGTCACCCGCCCCGCCGACGGGATCGTCGTGACCGGGTCCCTGTACCTGGTCGGCGAGGCCCGCGAGGCGCTCGGCCTGGACCCCGCCTGATCCTGTCGGGTTCGGCCCGCCGGGAAGTTTCCTTGCATGGTCGGAGACCGGAGGACTAGGTTTCCGTGATCGGCCGTGGAATGGCCGATCTGACCGATGTCGACGAGGGGCGCCGTGACGGGCGGGGCCCGACATCGGATGAGGGGAGTCAGCGATGACGGAGCGTTCGACCCTGCCCGGGGTGTCCCTGCGAGGGCTGGCGATGCTGTGGGCGATGGTCCTGGTGTGGACGGTGGTGCTGGTCGTGCCGGCCGGCGCCGACACGACGGTGGTCGTCACCGCCGACGACGTCGGGGACACGTGGTTCGCGGCCGACACCCGGCCGGGTGGGACGGCGACGTTCCGCAACGGTCCGGCGACACCGCCGGGGGGCACCGGCAGCGTCGAGCTGTCGACCACGGTCGACCCCGACAAGGTGCAGCTGCTGACCGCCACCTACGACGGCGTGGCGCTGGCCGACATCGACGGCATCGGCTACGCCACCTACCGGGACGCGTCCTCCACCGGGTTCGTGGCGGGGGTCGCGGCGCTCAACCTGCGCGTGGACCTCGACGGCGGTGGAACCAGCGACGTGTACATGGTCTTCGAGCCCTATCAGGATCAGGGCAACGCGGCCGTCCAGACCGGGGTGTGGCAGACGTGGAACGCCTTCCGTGGCGGGGCCGCGGAGTGGTGGATCAACACCAACGCAGGTGGCTGTGGTCAGGCCACGCCCTGCACGTGGGACACCATCCTGACCCTGTTCCCCGACGCCACCATCCGCGAAGCCGCGACGTGTGGCCCCGGCGGCGTGACGTCGCCCTGCCCCGGGTCCCTCGGGATCAACCAGGGGTCGTTCAACCCAGGCATCATCAGCAGCGTGGACATGCTGACGGTCAGCGTCGAGGGGACCGCCACGACCTACGACTTCGAGCTGGTCCGTGACGACGACGGCGACGGCATCCCCGACACCGCGCCACCGACCAGCAAGGACGACTGCAAGAAGGGCGGCTGGGCCGGGTTCAACAACCCGACCTTCCGCAACCAGGGCCAGTGCGTCAGCTGGGTCAACCACAACACCTGAGGGCGACACGGCCGTGGCCGGCCTAGGTTTCCGGACCCGCCGCCAGGGCGCTCGCCTCGGCGAAGCGGTCGGCGTCGATCTGGCCGCTGGAGCGCGCGACGACCGTGCCGTCGGCGTCGGTGAAGACCCACATCGGCGTGCCGGACAGGCCCCATGCCTCGGCGGCCGTGCCGTCGCTGTCGACGAGCACCTCACCGGGGAAGGCCTCGGCCTCCAGCCACTCGTCCGGCGGCCAGTTGGGGCGGGCCGGGTCGTGCAGGGTGGAGACGGCGACGAGCTCGACCCCGTCGGCCAGCTGCCCGTCAGCGACCCAGTCGGCGATCAGCGGCATCTCCTCCTGGCAGTGGGGGCACCAGTGGGCGACGAAGACGACCGCCTGCGCCGTGCCCTCGCCGCCGATCGTGACCGCCCCGCCGTCGGGGTCCTGCCCCGCCACCACGGGTGCCGTCATGCCGATCGCCGTGTCCCCACCGGCCTGCGGGACGGTCGGCAGGGCCGTGCCCTCGGCGATGGCGGCGTCCACGCCGAGCGATGCGTCGGATCCCTGGACGAGCAGGAACCCGACACCGACGACGACCGCCAGCGCCACCACGGCGCCGATGGCGGTGACCATCCGGCTGCGGACGCCGGCCCGCTTCTCCGCGGCCCGTGCCTCGGCCAGTCGGTCGGCCCGACGGGCCTTCTGGCGTTCGCGCTTGCTGGACGTGGTGCTCACAGGGCCTGCTCCTCGAGTGGGTGGACGGGGGTCGGGGTGGTCGTGGTCTCGCCGGATGTCGTCGCGCCGACGTCGCTGCGGCGCTGGCCCCAGAGCGCCACGCCGAGCACCAGCACGACGAGGAACGCGGTGCCGGCCATGACCGGGATCGTGATGAACCCGAGCCGCTCGACCCAGATGGCCGAACACGGGTTGGTGGGGTCGCAGGTGACCCCGGCTGCGGGAGCGCGCTGCACGATCACGTGCCAGACGCTGGTCAGCAGCCCGAGGGCGGCCAGGGGGACGGCGTAGGTGAAGACGTCGTCGCGTCGGCGCAGCACGGCGGTCGTGGTGATCACGGCCAGGGAGTACATGAAGATGCGCTGGACCCAGCACAGCTCGCAGGGCACGTAGCCGGCCACCTCCGACAGGTAGAGGCTGCCGAGCGTGGCCGTGCCGGTGACGGACGCCGCGATCCCGACGGCAACCCCGGGGCGGGCGACGGCCGCCTTGCCCCTGTCGGTCAGGGCAACGACGAGCACACCCACCCAGCAGAGCAGGGTGAGCAGCGTGAACAACCAGGTGGCGGCGACGGTCATGGGACGGGTCTCATCGGAGGGGTCGGTCGAACGGGGGCATCGGTTCCACCATGGCCCTGTCCACCCGGCCGGGCCGGGTCCTTGGTCCCGTCATCGTCGGACTGTGGTCCCACCGTGACCCCCGACACCCCCCGAAGGGGGAGGGGTGGCCGGTCGGCCGCGCCGCAACGGCGTCGCAGCCGATACCCTGCGCGGCAATGGCTACTGAATCCACTCTGATCCTGATCAAGCCCGACGGTGTCCGTCGGGGCCTCATCGGCGAGGTCGTTCGCCGCATCGAGCGCAAGGGGCTGACCATCGACAAGATGGAGCTGCGCACCCTCGAGCGCGAGACCGCCGAGGAGCACTACGGCGAGCACCGCGAGCGTCCGTTCTTCGGCGAGCTCGTCGACTTCATCACCGGCGGTCCGCTGGTCGCGCTCGTCGTCACCGGCGAGTCCGCCATCGCCGCGATGCGCCAGCTGGCCGGCGCGACCAACCCGCTGGAGTCCGCTCCCGGGTCGATCCGCGGCGAGTTCGCCACCGAGATCGGCGAGAACATCATCCACGGCTCGGACTCCCCCGAGTCCGCCGAGCGCGAGATCAAGATCTTCTTCCCGTAGGGAACGACAGGATCACCGCACGGGGCGTCCTCGGGGCGCCCCGTTCGTCGTCTCCGGGGGTGTCGCGCCCGGGGCACGGCCTCGCCGGAGGGTCGCAGGACCCGCTGCGCCGATTAGGCTGCCGGACGATGACCGATCTCCCCGCCCCCGGCCGTTCCACCCGCTCGGTGCACCTGACCGAGCACGTCGACCCCGCCACCGGCAGCATCATCGCGCCGGTGCACACCAACTCGGCGTTCGCCTACGCCGACGTGCCCTCCTGGCGCGCGGCGGCGCTCGGCGAGACCCCGGGGCACATCTACGCCCGCAACTCCAACCCGACCACCGACCGGTTCGAAGCCAAGATGGCGGCGCTGGAGGGCACCGCTGCCGCGACCAGCTTCGGCACGGGCATGGCGGCCATCTCCACCACCCTGATGGCGTTGCTCGAACCGGGTCGACGGGCCGTGACGGTCACCGACACCTACGGCGGCACCCACCTGATGTTCAGCCAGATCCTGCCGCGATGGGGCGTGGACTGCGTGGTGGTCGACACCGACGACCACGACGCGCTGGAGGCCGCGATCGCCGAGGGCTGCGACCTGCTGTACCTGGAGACGCCCACGAACCCGACGCTCAAGGTGCTCGACATCGCCCGCCTGTCCGCCGCCGCGCGGGCCGTCGGTGCCGTCACCGTCGTCGACAACACCTTCGCCACCCCCATCAACACCCGACCGGTCGAGCACGGCGCCGACATCGTCCTGCACTCGGCCTCCAAGTTCCTCGGCGGCCACGGTGACGTCCTCGGCGGGGTCGTGTGCGGCAACGACGAGCTGGTCCACCGGGTCTACGCCCTCCGCGAGATCATCGGCACCGGCATGGACCCGCACGTCGCCGCCATGTTCCTCCGGTCGCTGAAGACCCTCGGCCTGCGGGTCGAGCGGCACAACGCGACCGCCCAGGCCGTCGCCGAACACCTCGCCGCCCACCCGAAGGTGGAGCGGGTGGCCTACCCGGGCCTGCTCGACCACCCCGGCCACGACGTCGCCGCCGACCAGATGGAGGGCTTCGGCGGCGTGCTGAGCTTCTCCCTCGTCGGGGGGATGCCTGCGGTCGAGACGGTCTGCGCCGAGCTGGAGTACGCCTACCTCGCCGCCAACCTCGGGCAGGTCGAGACCATCGCCGGACCGCCCGCGACGACCAGCCACGTCGAGCTGACCGACAGCGAACGGGCCGAGGCAGGCATTCCTGAGGGGCTCATCCGCTACTCCGTCGGGATCGAGGATGCGGCGGACCTGATCGCCGACCTCGACCGCGCCCTGTCGGCCCTCTGAACCCGCCGATGGACTCCGGCGTCGAGGGGTTGCTGCGCGGCGAGGCGATCGCGCGGACCGCTGCGGAGCTGATCGCCCTCCCCTCCCTCGGTGGGGAGGAGTCGGGGGTCCTTGCTGTCGTGGCCCGCTGGCTGGCCGACCACGGCGTCGTCGTGGAGCAGCGCGACCTGCCCGGCCGGGCCGTCGCCATCCACCCCTTCCATTCCGCCGAGGTCGAGCGCGAGCGGATCCCCGTCCTCGTGGCACGGGTCGGCCCGCCCGAGGGGGCCCGCCGCCTGCTGCTCAACGCCCATGTCGACGTCGTCCCCGCCGCCGACCAGGACGGCTGGACCACCGACCCGTTCGGCCCGGTCACCCGTGACGGGCTGCTGTACGGCCGTGGCGCAGCCGACACCAAGGGTGGGCTCGCCGCCGCGATGCACGTCCTGGCGGCCCTCGCCGCCGACCCCTCGTCGCTCGGGGGCGAGGTGTTCCTGACCCCCGTGGTGGGGGAGGAGGACGGCGGCGCCGGCACCCTCGCCACCCTGATCGCCGGTGTGCGGGCCGACGGGGCGATCGTGGTCGAACCGACCGACCTCGCGGTCGCCCCGGCCAGCGCCGGCGCGCTGTGCTTCGCCGTGACCGTCGCGGGACGCACCGCCCACGGCAGCGTCCGCCACACCGGCGTGTCGGCCATCGAGAAGGCCTGGCTGGTCCACCGCCGGATCCTCGACCTGGAAGCGGAGCGGGCCCGACGGCTGCACCACCCCCTGTACGCCTCCGACGTGCCGTTCCCGATCTGCATGGGACGCATCGAGGGTGGGGACTACCGCTGCGACGAGGCGGCATGGGTGCGGATCGAGGGTCGCTTCGGCACCGCGCCGGGCGAGCCGGTCGCCCGTGCTCGCGCCGAGCTGGAGCAGGCCGTCGCCGAGGTCGCCGCCACCGACCCGTGGCTGGCCGACCACGTCCCGGAGGTCGAGTGGATCGGCGCGCAGTGGGTCGGCGGCGACACCCCGGCCGACGCCGCCATCGTCCGTGCGGTGCGAGCCGCGGCTCCCTCGGCTCGCGTCGTCGGGATGCCCTACGGCTGCGACCTCGGGTTGCTGCGGCAGGTCGCCGACATCGAGGGCGTCGTCTGGGGTCCGGGCAGCGCCGACGTGGCCCATGCGCCCGACGAGCACGTCGCCGTGGCCGACCTCGAACGGTTCGCACGGATGCTGCTGGAGGTCGCCCGGAGCTTCACGGCGCCCGACTGAGGCCCTCGACTGACGGCCCTCGACTGACGACCCTCGCGCCGTCCCCGATGGATCGGCGACGTCTCAGTCGCCCTTGGGAGGGGAGTCCCAGTCGTGCACGTCGTCACCGGCTTCGCGCGACAGGATGTCCAGCGCCGCCGATGCGCCCGCACCGGCGGAGATGATCGCCTGGCTGCGATTGGGCTTTGCCAAGCGCCCCACGACGTAGACGCGGTCCACGACGGTGCGGCCGTCCCGGTCGGTGTCGACCCCGTTCGGGCCGCTCTCGATCCCGAGGGACTCCGCCAGGGACGTGGCCGTCTTCCCGCCGGCGATGATGAGGTAGTCCGCCGACGCGTCGGTGTGGGTGCCCTCGGTGGACACCGCGAACCGGTCGCCCTCGACACGAACGGCGGTCACGACCTCCTCCACCAGCGTGGCGCCCCTGTCGACGGCCTGCTGGCGGGCCACCTCCTGGAACGCGCTGCCGCCGATGTCGGGCACCCCCAGGTAGTTGTGCAGGTGGGCCCAGTGCATCGCCGTCTCGTCACCGCCGTACACCGTGACGTGGTGGTCGTTCTTGGCCAGGAACAGGGCAGCGGACAGGCCAGCGGGGCCGTCGCCGATCACGATCGTCGAAGTCATGTGTCCGATCATGCCCCGCCGCTCCGCCCCGCCGAAACGTGTGATCGGTCGACGAGGGCTACGGCGTCCGGGATG
Protein-coding regions in this window:
- a CDS encoding TlpA family protein disulfide reductase, with product MSTTSSKRERQKARRADRLAEARAAEKRAGVRSRMVTAIGAVVALAVVVGVGFLLVQGSDASLGVDAAIAEGTALPTVPQAGGDTAIGMTAPVVAGQDPDGGAVTIGGEGTAQAVVFVAHWCPHCQEEMPLIADWVADGQLADGVELVAVSTLHDPARPNWPPDEWLEAEAFPGEVLVDSDGTAAEAWGLSGTPMWVFTDADGTVVARSSGQIDADRFAEASALAAGPET
- a CDS encoding disulfide bond formation protein B — its product is MTVAATWLFTLLTLLCWVGVLVVALTDRGKAAVARPGVAVGIAASVTGTATLGSLYLSEVAGYVPCELCWVQRIFMYSLAVITTTAVLRRRDDVFTYAVPLAALGLLTSVWHVIVQRAPAAGVTCDPTNPCSAIWVERLGFITIPVMAGTAFLVVLVLGVALWGQRRSDVGATTSGETTTTPTPVHPLEEQAL
- the ndk gene encoding nucleoside-diphosphate kinase — translated: MATESTLILIKPDGVRRGLIGEVVRRIERKGLTIDKMELRTLERETAEEHYGEHRERPFFGELVDFITGGPLVALVVTGESAIAAMRQLAGATNPLESAPGSIRGEFATEIGENIIHGSDSPESAEREIKIFFP
- a CDS encoding aminotransferase class I/II-fold pyridoxal phosphate-dependent enzyme: MTDLPAPGRSTRSVHLTEHVDPATGSIIAPVHTNSAFAYADVPSWRAAALGETPGHIYARNSNPTTDRFEAKMAALEGTAAATSFGTGMAAISTTLMALLEPGRRAVTVTDTYGGTHLMFSQILPRWGVDCVVVDTDDHDALEAAIAEGCDLLYLETPTNPTLKVLDIARLSAAARAVGAVTVVDNTFATPINTRPVEHGADIVLHSASKFLGGHGDVLGGVVCGNDELVHRVYALREIIGTGMDPHVAAMFLRSLKTLGLRVERHNATAQAVAEHLAAHPKVERVAYPGLLDHPGHDVAADQMEGFGGVLSFSLVGGMPAVETVCAELEYAYLAANLGQVETIAGPPATTSHVELTDSERAEAGIPEGLIRYSVGIEDAADLIADLDRALSAL
- a CDS encoding M20/M25/M40 family metallo-hydrolase, translating into MDSGVEGLLRGEAIARTAAELIALPSLGGEESGVLAVVARWLADHGVVVEQRDLPGRAVAIHPFHSAEVERERIPVLVARVGPPEGARRLLLNAHVDVVPAADQDGWTTDPFGPVTRDGLLYGRGAADTKGGLAAAMHVLAALAADPSSLGGEVFLTPVVGEEDGGAGTLATLIAGVRADGAIVVEPTDLAVAPASAGALCFAVTVAGRTAHGSVRHTGVSAIEKAWLVHRRILDLEAERARRLHHPLYASDVPFPICMGRIEGGDYRCDEAAWVRIEGRFGTAPGEPVARARAELEQAVAEVAATDPWLADHVPEVEWIGAQWVGGDTPADAAIVRAVRAAAPSARVVGMPYGCDLGLLRQVADIEGVVWGPGSADVAHAPDEHVAVADLERFARMLLEVARSFTAPD
- a CDS encoding FAD-dependent oxidoreductase, whose product is MTSTIVIGDGPAGLSAALFLAKNDHHVTVYGGDETAMHWAHLHNYLGVPDIGGSAFQEVARQQAVDRGATLVEEVVTAVRVEGDRFAVSTEGTHTDASADYLIIAGGKTATSLAESLGIESGPNGVDTDRDGRTVVDRVYVVGRLAKPNRSQAIISAGAGASAALDILSREAGDDVHDWDSPPKGD